A genomic region of Arachis stenosperma cultivar V10309 chromosome 9, arast.V10309.gnm1.PFL2, whole genome shotgun sequence contains the following coding sequences:
- the LOC130948016 gene encoding uncharacterized protein LOC130948016 has protein sequence MLSPLQIFSKSSSTSSSSSSPSSALSSTNKLKNLIQTLVLSHMCRLIRSLSKFKAIILNIINNNYDSTIDFPHHHYSTKTNRIILGSFRLHYNWCSSKSSTATHHVLPVLPTKKWNTEKQQQQEVVGENFHDLELAGYLQWLEEKPHHGGEEDQNSKEINEIDLMAEMFIANCHEKFRLEKQESDRRFQEMLARGL, from the coding sequence ATGTTGAGTCCTCTTCAAATCTTCTCAAAATCATCatcaacttcttcttcttcttcttctccttcatcaGCTTTGAGTTCTACCAATAAGCTCAAGAACCTTATCCAAACCCTCGTACTCTCCCACATGTGCAGGCTCATACGTTCTCTCTCCAAATTCAAAGCCATAATCCTCAACATCATTAACAACAACTACGATTCAACCATTGATTTCCCTCATCACCACTATTCTACAAAGACCAATAGGATTATTCTCGGTTCTTTCAGGCTCCACTATAATTGGTGCTCCTCAAAATCCTCTACTGCTACTCATCACGTTCTTCCAGTGCTCCCAACAAAGAAATGGAACACCGAGAAGCAGCAACAACAAGAGGTAGTTGGTGAGAATTTCCATGACCTAGAGCTTGCAGGGTACTTGCAGTGGCTTGAGGAGAAGCCTCATCATGGCGGGGAAGAAGATCAGAATTCGAAAGAGATTAACGAGATTGATTTGATGGCTGAAATGTTCATTGCGAATTGCCATGAGAAGTTCAGGTTGGAAAAGCAAGAATCTGATAGAAGGTTCCAAGAAATGTTGGCTAGAGGATTGTGA